One genomic window of Solanum dulcamara chromosome 12, daSolDulc1.2, whole genome shotgun sequence includes the following:
- the LOC129876953 gene encoding zinc finger protein 11-like, producing the protein MEKSNQIITWSSEELLGLGHVKFYRCSFCKRGFSNAQALGGHMNIHRRDRARLREFSSDQNLLSLDITNSVFPPPSPLANDDSLQREVSLYDHEAIICSPSKRPCVTYHEENDHPTSKVNYDHNPPPRPPPPANDDLFQQEVSSYDETLMSSSSKRPCVTYDEENDRLITSKVNNYDHNHEMIIGDLLQLPLFKETPLIKEASNCMDDGQVGNKGMQLNPVSELDLELRLGMEPPESLIETDLRFELHKF; encoded by the coding sequence ATGGAGAAATCCAACCAAATAATAACATGGAGCTCTGAGGAACTACTAGGTTTAGGGCATGTTAAGTTTTATAGGTGTAGCTTTTGTAAACGAGGTTTTTCGAATGCACAAGCTCTAGGTGGACATATGAATATCCATAGAAGAGATAGAGCAAGGCTTAGAGAATTTTCAAGTGATCAGAACTTGCTTTCTTTGGACATCACCAACTCCGtttttcctcctccttctcctcttGCAAATGATGACTCGTTGCAACGAGAAGTATCATTATATGATCATGAGGCAATAATTTGTAGCCCCTCGAAAAGGCCATGTGTTACATATCATGaagaaaatgatcatcctaCATCTAAGgtgaattatgatcataatcCTCCTCCTCGTCCTCCTCCTCCTGCAAATGATGACTTGTTCCAACAAGAAGTATCATCATACGATGAGACATTAATGAGTAGCTCCTCGAAAAGGCCATGTGTTACATATGATGAAGAAAATGATCGTCTAATTACATCCAAGGTGAATAATTATGATCATAATCATGAAATGATTATTGGAGATCTTTTGCAATTACCGTTATTCAAGGAGACTCCATTAATTAAAGAAGCAAGCAATTGTATGGATGATGGGCAAGTAGGAAACAAGGGCATGCAGCTAAATCCCGTTTCAGAATTGGACCTTGAGCTTCGATTAGGGATGGAACCACCTGAGTCCTTGATAGAGACAGATCTACGATTTGAACTTCACAAGTTTTGA